From a single Ornithorhynchus anatinus isolate Pmale09 chromosome 4, mOrnAna1.pri.v4, whole genome shotgun sequence genomic region:
- the CCN4 gene encoding CCN family member 4, producing MGWLLPWLLPWLLAAATVRSGVMQAVVGSTGTLPPVPGPAASPPPRTQYCKWPCECPATAPRCAPGVSLVTDGCECCPVCARQLGATCDEAAPCDRHRGLYCDYSTDSPRYEIGVCAHVVGVGCVLDGVRYRNGQSFQPNCKYNCTCINGAVGCVPLCLSSRPPLVWCPRPRRVRLAGRCCDRWVCDDAKKLRRASPRHVPAPAYEGDGGLGQHNCMSYTSPWSLCSRSCGMGISTRISNANERCQLTTESRLCNLRPCQEGIVQHIKPGKKCLAVHRPEEPRNFTISGCVSRNTYRPKFCGVCTDGRCCTPYKSKTIDVIFVCPDGPGFSRKVMWINACFCHLSCKNPNDIFADLEHYHDYSEIAD from the exons GCTGTCGTCGGGAGCACGGGTACCCTGCCCCCCGTCCCCGGGCccgcggcctccccgcccccgcgcaCGCAGTACTGCAAGTGGCCCTGTGAGTGCCCGGCGACGGCCCCCCGCTGCGCCCCCGGCGTCAGCCTGGTCACCGACGGCTGCGAGTGCTGCCCGGTGTGTGCCCGGCAGCTGGGAGCCACCTGCGACGAGGCCGCCCCCTGCGACCGCCACCGCGGCCTCTACTGCGACTACAGCACAGACTCCCCGAGGTACGAAATAGGAGTGTGTGCAC ATGTGGTCGGCGTGGGCTGCGTCCTAGACGGGGTCAGGTACCGGAACGGACAGTCCTTCCAGCCCAACTGCAAATACAACTGCACCTGCATCAACGGGGCGGTGGGCTGCGTgcccctctgcctcagctcccggccccccctcgtctggtgcccccggccccggcgggtcCGGCTGGCCGGCCGCTGCTGCGACCGGTGGGTCTGCGATGACGCGAAGAAGCTCCGCAGGGCGTCCCCGCGCCACGTCCCGGCTCCAG CCTATGAAGGAGACGGCGGGCTGGGGCAGCACAACTGTATGTCCTACACTTCCCCTTGGAGCCTGTGTTCCCGAAGCTGCGGGATGGGAATCTCCACCAGGATCTCCAATGCCAACGAGAGGTGCCAGCTGACGACGGAAAGCCGGCTCTGTAATCTGCGGCCCTGCCAGGAGGGCATCGTCCAGCACATCAAG CCGGGGAAGAAGTGCTTGGCCGTCCACCGGCCAGAAGAGCCCAGGAACTTCACCATCTCTGGCTGCGTGAGCAGGAACACGTACAGGCCCAAGTTCTGTGGCGTGTGCACGGATGGCCGCTGTTGCACCCCGTACAAGTCCAAGACCATCGACGTCATCTTCGTGTGCCCCGACGGGCCCGGGTTTTCCCGGAAAGTCATGTGGATCAACGCTTGCTTCTGCCACCTGAGCTGCAAAAACCCCAACGACATCTTCGCCGACCTGGAACACTACCACGACTATTCCGAAATCGCCGACTAG